From the Butyrivibrio fibrisolvens genome, one window contains:
- a CDS encoding helix-turn-helix domain-containing protein has translation MIGKQIKYFRLQKQAKQEELAEYLGVSYQAVSKWETGASDPDISLLPRLAIFFGVSIDELFELPYEEQMQRIENMIFNERRIHPDTFRQAISFLEDRLKQDPKDIRALGNLASIYNHRAHSDHELASDYAQKVLEMDPDDKGGWADFLEANGGVCGDEWYDNHFHVIRFFTELLDKYPGNYRCLYALLENMIADGRYDDAIPYIEQMKKAGNNHQYLLYTGDVAFGKGRLEEAKEIWEKMIKEFPNEWQAFCDLGDGYAKLGMYDKALEAYEKSFDMQEKPRIAEGLCSMAQLHESHKEYDKAIKDYQRLIENLKEDYDVTEGEQVDRYVREIARLKGIKKSN, from the coding sequence ATGATAGGTAAACAGATTAAGTATTTTAGATTACAGAAACAGGCAAAGCAGGAAGAATTGGCTGAGTACCTGGGGGTATCATATCAGGCGGTTTCCAAGTGGGAGACAGGCGCCAGTGACCCGGATATATCACTTCTTCCAAGGCTTGCAATATTCTTTGGGGTAAGTATCGATGAGCTTTTTGAGCTTCCCTATGAGGAACAGATGCAGCGCATCGAGAACATGATCTTTAACGAGAGAAGAATTCATCCTGATACATTCAGACAGGCAATCAGCTTTTTGGAAGATAGGCTTAAACAGGATCCAAAGGATATACGTGCTCTTGGAAACCTTGCAAGTATATACAACCACAGAGCACATAGTGATCACGAACTGGCTTCAGACTATGCACAGAAAGTATTAGAGATGGATCCGGATGACAAGGGTGGATGGGCTGACTTCCTCGAAGCTAATGGAGGCGTCTGCGGCGATGAGTGGTATGATAACCATTTTCACGTGATTCGTTTCTTTACAGAATTGTTGGATAAATATCCGGGGAATTACCGCTGTCTATATGCTCTTTTGGAAAATATGATTGCAGATGGCAGGTATGATGATGCGATTCCGTATATTGAACAGATGAAGAAAGCCGGAAATAATCATCAATATCTTTTGTATACAGGTGATGTGGCATTTGGTAAAGGCCGCTTGGAAGAGGCAAAAGAGATCTGGGAAAAAATGATTAAAGAGTTTCCCAATGAGTGGCAGGCATTTTGCGATTTAGGGGATGGATACGCCAAACTCGGAATGTATGATAAGGCCTTGGAAGCTTACGAAAAGTCTTTTGATATGCAGGAAAAGCCCAGAATTGCAGAGGGTCTTTGCTCAATGGCACAGCTACATGAATCACACAAGGAATACGATAAGGCTATCAAGGATTATCAGAGACTGATTGAAAACCTCAAGGAAGATTATGACGTGACCGAAGGTGAGCAGGTTGACAGATATGTCAGAGAAATTGCCAGGTTAAAGGGAATAAAAAAGAGTAATTGA
- a CDS encoding GNAT family N-acetyltransferase: MGDFKVIPFEEKHIDMVIDFEKELRKQEPDTYFWEPDEEYKKAVVSSFSDPRFNTAISFIAVRKDKVIGRIDSTLIASRNDGACCSAYLDWICVLKNERHNKVAQALMKTLREDLKSKNVSQLIALMASNGETQRFYNSVEDAAIHDQGIWMNI; encoded by the coding sequence ATGGGAGATTTTAAGGTAATACCATTTGAAGAAAAACATATAGATATGGTAATAGATTTCGAAAAAGAGCTTCGCAAGCAGGAACCGGACACCTACTTCTGGGAACCAGATGAAGAGTACAAAAAGGCCGTAGTCAGCTCTTTTTCAGATCCTAGATTTAATACAGCAATATCATTTATCGCTGTAAGAAAAGACAAGGTAATTGGCAGAATTGATTCGACTCTTATTGCCAGCAGGAATGATGGAGCATGTTGCAGCGCTTATCTTGACTGGATATGTGTTCTTAAGAACGAAAGACATAATAAGGTTGCGCAGGCTCTTATGAAAACTCTTCGCGAAGATCTGAAGTCTAAAAATGTATCGCAGTTAATAGCTCTAATGGCTAGCAATGGCGAGACACAGAGATTCTATAATTCCGTAGAAGATGCAGCTATCCATGATCAGGGAATTTGGATGAATATTTAA